The Anopheles coluzzii chromosome 2, AcolN3, whole genome shotgun sequence genome window below encodes:
- the LOC125906887 gene encoding uncharacterized protein LOC125906887, producing MQVRDHFATDSNYRSRAAIVTTGNEGETFWQRDILNRYYREFMLRFSQAETLRLQEAEKKRKIHEMQQQRRQRIKVLEREWCYLNDCERLELQKDEERCRATNRSGAPSFNQPGYEHMHNSQFVERYDDERPGDTSWGQPAIPPCIDLDRDDDAKWKHSDDITTTHTISEKRHYRATIHNIHKSESFTNTNNAITHTNTALEDTFIEAHHRLWLRPDGLKDVPIGVGTAIERQKLIVKPDAEKPSESGVHSEPCLASSLDKDIQRLRLKPRHEKLRLWKRRLKEETTSGGGSNCVPRSTAKDNSITQSKGIVPFVMVLGVILFRRQFHGTTTVVWWYVRLKQTLFLISVVMDNKRSMGYLYQITGAFHGPN from the coding sequence ATGCAGGTGCGGGACCATTTCGCGACTGATTCGAACTATAGATCCAGGGCTGCAATAGTAACTACTGGCAACGAAGGTGAGACCTTTTGGCAACGAGACATACTAAATCGCTACTATCGGGAATTTATGCTTCGATTTTCGCAAGCGGAAACGCTGCGTTTGCAAGAGGCTGAGAAAAAGCGCAAGATCCACGAAATGCAACAACAAAGACGACAACGAATCAAAGTACTAGAGCGTGAATGGTGTTATCTCAACGATTGTGAGAGGCTTGAGCTCCAAAAGGATGAAGAACGGTGCCGGGCAACAAATCGTTCGGGCGCACCAAGTTTTAATCAACCGGGATACGAGCATATGCACAATTCGCAATTCGTTGAGAGGTATGATGATGAAAGGCCCGGAGACACTTCTTGGGGTCAACCCGCAATCCCACCGTGTATTGACCTCGACCGCGATGATGACGCAAAATGGAAGCACAGCGATGACAtcacaactacacacacaatctCCGAGAAACGTCACTATCGCGCGACGATACACAATATACACAAATCTGAATCGTTCACTAACACCAACAACGCGATAACGCACACGAACACTGCTTTGGAGGATACGTTTATCGAAGCTCATCACCGACTCTGGCTGCGTCCTGATGGGTTGAAAGATGTTCCAATTGGCGTTGGGACCGCTATTGAAAGGCAAAAGCTGATCGTGAAACCTGATGCTGAAAAACCATCGGAGTCAGGTGTCCACTCTGAACCCTGCTTAGCAAGCTCGCTCGATAAAGACATACAACGGCTAAGATTGAAACCGCGTCATGAGAAGCTGCGATTATGGAAGCGACGTTTGAAAGAGGAGACTACTTCGGGCGGGGGATCGAACTGTGTCCCACGTTCGACAGCGAAGGACAATTCTATCACGCAATCCAAAGGGATTGTCCCTTTCGTGATGGTTCTTGGTGTTATACTTTTCCGGCGGCAGTTTCATGGGACAACAACAGTGGTGTGGTGGTACGTACGGCTGAAACAAACACTCTTTTTAATTTCAGTTGTAATGGACAATAAACGATCGATGGGATACTTATATCAAATCACCGGAGCATTCCATGGACCAAACTAG